In Mercenaria mercenaria strain notata chromosome 15, MADL_Memer_1, whole genome shotgun sequence, a single genomic region encodes these proteins:
- the LOC123548630 gene encoding ribosome-recycling factor, mitochondrial-like: MALRNSYILTNSLRNLNSLSSIVCRSSVATSRQLSCLVRPEVQKCVDRDLGPLRSRDNENVQYRISIPWIIQIRHYAKSKNKPKRGGNKHKPEHEIDLDESTINEIVDINKYHEDLHKVLEDLKQQYIHSLSLRTNVGTFDRLQVKSEDGTFPLNQIASITQKNPTLIVLNLSQSIKYVPDVMVAINNSGMNLNPQQEGPSTIYVTLPKVSREHREELAKNAKTLYNQSKDHMNRLFTESMRKVNKEKSVDIRKSIENQLLQDKRRMQEEGETLMKAKQKELLGS; the protein is encoded by the exons atgGCGTTGCGGAATTCGTACATTTTGACAAATAGTCTTCGAAACCTGAATTCATTAAGCAGTATAGTGTGCCGTTCTTCTGTAGCCACGAGTAGACAGCTGTCTTGTCTTGTACGCCCAGAAGTACAAAAATGTGTAGATAGAGATTTGGGCCCTTTGAGAAGCAGAGACAATGAGAATGTACAGTACAGAATTAGCATACCATGGATCATTCAGATTAGACATTATGCCAAGTCAAAGAACAAGCCTAAAAGAG GAGGAAACAAGCATAAACCGGAGCATGAAATAGATCTAGATGAGAGCACTATCAATGAAATTGTGGACATCAACAAGTATCATGAAGACCTGCATAAAGTATTAGAGGACCTTAAACAACAGTATATTCATAGCCTGTCACTTAGAACTAATGTAG GAACTTTTGATAGACTTCAGGTGAAGAGTGAGGATGGAACGTTTCCACTAAATCAGATAGCATCTATAACTCAGAAAAATCCTACACTGATTGTCTTAAACCTTAGCCAGTCTATTAAG TATGTACCAGATGTCATGGTAGCAATAAATAACTCAGGAATGAATCTCAATCCACAGCAGGAAGGACCGTCAACAATTTACGTAACTTTACCAAA aGTATCTAGAGAACATAGAGAAGAGTTAGCTAAGAATGCGAAAACATTGTACAATCAGTCTAAAGATCACATGAACCGTCTTTTTACTGAAAGTATGCGGAAGGTGAATAAAGAAAAATCAGTGGATATTCGGAAAAGTATAGAAAATCAG